A portion of the Microlunatus phosphovorus NM-1 genome contains these proteins:
- a CDS encoding helix-turn-helix domain-containing protein → MKWNLRVQAAERGIWKSAELRRMLADAGLEISQGKMSGLWTGTPTTIRLDDLDVICHVLGCEPTDLLVPEPEKVRARKPGARRRVEASGSTNMVAPRFGPKNDRPAPPL, encoded by the coding sequence ATGAAATGGAACCTGCGAGTCCAGGCCGCCGAGCGCGGCATCTGGAAGTCGGCGGAACTGCGGCGGATGCTCGCCGACGCCGGGCTAGAGATCAGCCAGGGCAAGATGTCCGGGCTGTGGACGGGCACCCCGACCACGATCCGGCTGGACGATCTCGATGTCATCTGCCATGTCCTCGGTTGCGAGCCGACTGATCTTCTCGTGCCCGAGCCCGAGAAAGTCCGAGCCCGCAAGCCCGGCGCCCGTCGGCGGGTAGAAGCGAGTGGGAGCACGAATATGGTCGCGCCCCGGTTCGGTCCGAAGAACGATCGGCCGGCGCCGCCGCTATGA